In Xiphophorus couchianus chromosome 8, X_couchianus-1.0, whole genome shotgun sequence, the following proteins share a genomic window:
- the znf532 gene encoding zinc finger protein 532, whose translation MGDMKTPDFDDLLAAFNIPDMVDPKAAIESGHQDEQDGQLKQQSNRGTDCEDESHNSCSEHDAGVSVIVKNIRSTDTSEYVGTKFEKDKYFNSHSQASAVGNGLSNGCLSTAPPAAQHSKEGLKVPRDNGYKFKPQSPTFTQFSPISSAEEFDDEDKIEVVDTTGAQKSQVFFTSISRTEDQISKIDNKSGQNKNQSQRRFSYSPSQLPLPEKTRKDNYFKPQNQSSMDAIKSPELVDVLSIPQVKDQSPTKLYSCIAAIASLSGKTSEFDMLDSIPAQKEPKPSKENLRAIDRLQEQESDTDLTKNLLTREPESPSGVISEGSSKGSPASNIDTTPVIPKVRIKTIKTSSGQIKRTVSRVLPEFETESLKNEDNSPCLMTTTSTIFTSPTRRSLPSTVVATSGCPSIEITKQMTIKPVATAFLPVSAVKTAGSQVINLKLANNTTVKATVIPAASVQSASSAILKAANAIQQQTVMVPASSLANAKLVPKTVHLSNLSILPQSVSSVACDLQQVLCSSKLSQKQRSQQSKQTGVIGQASKKVSRVQVFTSSPGSVVDAFNKVLSSLNPLPVYVPNLSPPTSACISLPSQGYKCLECGDSFALEKSLTHHYERRSVRIEVTCNHCAKSLVFYNKCSLLSHARGHKDKGVVMQCSHLILKPIPADQMISSLNLPVAPCITINTPTSQAQAPASQTQAKSAGSNQTIVISAPCSTPLMAAMPLEDDASKLGRHNLKCLECNEIFQDDSSLAMHYQQAPESNSQKTCTVCQMLLPNQCSFLSHQRIHQHKSPYICPECGASCRSVHFQSHVTKNCLHYTRRIGYRCVHCSMIFVDVTTLKSHIQNMHCEVFYKCPLCPMAFKSAQGTHSHAYTQHPGAKAGEPKVIHKCSMCDTVFTLPSLLSSHFEQHISNFKVSVFKCPDCSMHYAQKQLMLDHIKAIHGTLKTIEGPPNLGINLPLSTKPTNSNSANSNIPKNNNKNGENVFCQDKGEKKPSSSPLKTTNSNCAADLKSPVSSGYTCGECNASLRSRELFVTHMKREHGKILKKHPCQQCDKSFSSTHSLCRHNRLKHKGLRKVYACPHCPALSQPFTKRVLLDQHIQMIHGGKHPAGRTENVETPPDKQMNRSPKRNPDEDEGSPGLNSRGSDSQPLKRLKVNILKNHKCAVCGFTTEDIAAFHKHIPQHKSDGSSHQCQECGLCYTSPRSLARHLFIVHRLKELKSLGRYNGRDREDEESQRENQLDVVDENNDGTPNTKCKVCGNTFETEGHLKTHMRTHGMAFIRSKTLSAAQK comes from the exons GCAGCACAGACACAAGTGAATATGTTGGAACcaaatttgaaaaagacaaGTATTTTAACTCTCATTCCCAAGCAAGTGCTGTTGGCAATGGACTATCTAATGGCTGCTTATCAACAGCACCACCAGCTGCTCAACACAGTAAGGAAGGATTGAAAGTCCCCAGAGATAATGGATATAAATTCAAACCTCAATCTCCTACTTTCACTCAGTTCAGTCCAATATCTAGTGCTGAAGAGTTTGATGATGAGGACAAAATTGAGGTAGTTGACACAACTGGCGCACAGAAAAGCCAAGTCTTCTTTACTTCCATTTCTAGAACAGAGGACCAGATTTCAAAGATTGACAACAAATCAGGTCAAAACAAGAATCAGAGTCAAAGGAGATTTTCTTACAGTCCATCTCAATTACCTTTGCCAGAAAAAACCCGGaaagacaattatttcaaaCCTCAAAATCAATCCTCCATGGATGCTATAAAGTCACCTGAGCTAGTTGATGTGCTAAGTATCCCACAAGTCAAAGACCAGTCCCCCACAAAACTGTATTCTTGTATAGCAGCTATTGCATCACTAAGTGggaaaacatctgaatttgATATGTTGGACTCTATACCAGCACAGAAAGAGCCTAAACCATCTAAGGAAAATCTCAGAGCAATAGACAGACTACAGGAGCAAGAGTCAGACACTGACTTGACAAAGAACCTTCTTACCAGAGAACCAGAAAGCCCCTCTGGTGTCATCAGTGAGGGCAGCAGCAAAGGTTCCCCTGCTTCTAACATAGACACCACTCCAGTCATTCCAAAGGttagaattaaaacaattaagaCCTCTTCTGGACAGATTAAGCGTACTGTCAGTAGAGTCCTTCCGGAATTTGAAACTGAAAGCTTGAAGAATGAAGACAATAGTCCATGTCTTATGACAACTACCAGCACAATTTTTACATCACCAACAAGGCGCTCTTTGCCATCGACCGTGGTAGCAACCAGCGGGTGcccatcaattgaaatcacgAAACAAATGACTATTAAGCCTGTGGCAACAGCTTTCCTGCCAGTATCCGCAGTCAAAACAGCTGGTTCACAAGTTATTAACCTTAAGCTGGCTAACAACACTACTGTCAAAGCAACAGTTATCCCTGCCGCATCTGTGCAAAGTGCCAGCAGTGCTATCCTGAAAGCCGCAAATGCTATCCAGCAACAAACGGTCATGGTACCTGCCTCCAGTTTGGCCAATGCTAAACTTGTGCCAAAGACAGTGCATCTTAGTAACCTCAGTATTCTTCCCCAGTCAGTATCATCTGTTGCCTGTGATCTTCAGCAGGTCTTATGCTCCTCGAAACTTTCTCAAAAGCAACGATCACAACAAAGTAAACAGACTGGTGTCATTGGCCAAGCTTCCAAAAAGGTCTCTCGGGTTCAGGTGTTCACAAGCTCTCCAGGCTCTGTAGTAGATGCTTTCAATAAAGTCCTAAGTAGCCTGAACCCTCTTCCTGTGTATGTTCCAAACCTCTCTCCACCAACCTCAGCCTGTATTTCATTACCCTCCCAGGGCTACAAGTGCCTGGAGTGTGGAGACTCGTTTGCTCTTGAAAAGAGCCTGACGCACCACTATGAACGCCGGAGTGTGCGAATCGAAGTCACCTGCAACCACTGTGCCAAAAGTTTGGTTTTCTACAACAAATGTAGCCTTTTATCTCATGCAAGAGGTCACAAGGACAAAGGGGTGGTCATGCAGTGCTCACATCTAATCCTCAAACCCATTCCTGCAGATCAGATGATTAGTTCATTAAATTTGCCAGTGGCCCCTTGTATCACTATAAACACCCCCACATCTCAAGCACAGGCACCTGCAAGTCAAACACAAGCTAAGAGTGCTGGTAGTAACCAGACTATAGTGATATCAGCTCCTTGCAGCACTCCCCTTATGGCAGCCATGCCTTTGGAGGATGATGCATCAAAGCTTGGTCGGCACAACTTGAAATGTTTGGAGTGCAATGAAATATTCCAGGATGACAGTTCACTGGCCATGCACTATCAACAAGCACCAGAATCCAACAGTCAG AAAACATGCACAGTTTGCCAGATGCTTCTTCCAAATCAATGCAGCTTTCTGTCACACCAACGAATCCATCAGCACAAGTCCCCTTATATTTGTCCAGAGTGTGGTGCCAGTTGTCGCTCTGTTCACTTTCAGTCCCACGTCACCAAGAACTGCTTGCACTACACTCGCAGAATTGGCTATCG CTGTGTTCACTGTAGCATGATCTTTGTTGATGTTACAACTCTCAAGTCTCACATCCAGAACATGCACTGTGAAGTCTTCTACAAATGTCCACTCTGCCCCATGGCTTTCAAGTCTGCACAAGGAACTCACTCCCATGCATACACACAGCATCCAGGGGCCAAGGCAGGCGAGCCCAA GGTGATACATAAATGCTCCATGTGTGACACAGTGTTCACTCTCCCGTCCTTGCTCAGCTCACATTTTGAGCAGCATATTTCCAATTTTAAAGTTTCCGTCTTTAAATGTCCCGACTGTTCCATGCACTATGCACAGAAGCAGCTGATGCTGGACCACATTAAG GCCATCCATGGAACCCTGAAGACCATAGAGGGTCCACCAAACCTGGGGATCAACCTTCCACTTAGCACCAAGCCCACCAATTCCAATAGCGCCAACAGCAACATccctaaaaataacaacaaaaatggagaaaatgtcttttgtCAAGACAAGGGAGAAAAGAAGCCTTCATCATCACCACTGAAGACAACCAATAGCAACTGTGCAGCAGACCTGAAGAGCCCTGTCAGCTCAGGATACACATGTGGAGAATGCAACGCCTCCCTCAGGTCCAGGGAGCTGTTTGTCACACACATGAAGCGTGAACACGGCAAG ATACTGAAGAAGCATCCATGTCAACAGTGTGATAAGTCTTTCAGCTCCACCCACAGTCTTTGCCGACACAACCGTCTAAAACATAAAGGACTACGAAAGGTCTACGCCTGCCC ACACTGCCCTGCTCTAAGTCAGCCCTTCACAAAAAGAGTGCTGCTGGACCAGCACATTCAGATGATTCACGGAGGTAAACACCCAGCAGGACGGACTGAAAATGTTGAGACACCACCTGACAAGCAAATG AACCGAAGCCCCAAAAGAAATCCAGATGAAGATGAGGGGTCTCCAGGCTTGAACTCCAGGGGTTCCGACTCACAACCACTGAAGAGACTAAAAGTgaacattctcaaaaatcacaaatgtgCCGTCTGTGGCTTCACCACTGAGGATATTGCTGCTTTCCACAAGCACATTCCCCAGCACAAGTCTGATGGCTCATCCCACCAATGTCAGGAGTGTGGACTCTGCTACACCTCCCCCCGCTCGCTGGCTCGACACCTCTTCATCGTCCATCGGCTAAAGGAGCTCAAGAGTCTCGGTAGATATAATGGGAGAGACCGGGAAGATGAAGAGAGTCAACGGGAAAACCAATTGGATGTTGTCGATGAGAACAATGACGGGACGCCGAATACCAAATGTAAGGTGTGTGGGAATACGTTTGAGACTGAAGGACATTTGAAAACTCACATGAGGACACATGGGATGGCATTCATAAGGTCAAAGACCCTTAGCGCTGCTCAAAAGTGA